One Anaerobacillus alkaliphilus DNA window includes the following coding sequences:
- a CDS encoding Stp1/IreP family PP2C-type Ser/Thr phosphatase, with translation MEAAFKSDVGQVRSHNEDNGGFIRNKDGILLAVVADGMGGHQAGDVASKMTLDILLEKWQETEGLSTPTSIETWLEEAVTEVNSEIYEHSLTNPQCQGMGTTLVAVICTNLFVTYAHIGDSRAYLMSDETFLQKTEDHSLVNELVRSGQITALEAENHPRRNVLLRALGTESKVKIDISTINWDEGHFVLLCSDGLSNKLKDLEMLEILQQNQSLEEKVTKLVTVANERGGEDNISVALVYNSYKETSGDGDDR, from the coding sequence ATGGAAGCGGCATTTAAATCGGATGTTGGACAAGTTCGGTCTCACAATGAGGATAATGGAGGCTTTATACGCAATAAAGACGGAATATTACTAGCTGTTGTTGCTGATGGGATGGGAGGACATCAAGCAGGTGATGTAGCTAGTAAAATGACTTTGGATATACTATTAGAAAAATGGCAGGAAACTGAAGGCCTGTCGACTCCAACCAGTATTGAAACATGGTTAGAAGAAGCAGTTACTGAAGTTAATTCGGAGATTTATGAGCATTCATTAACAAATCCACAGTGTCAAGGAATGGGAACAACACTGGTCGCCGTTATATGTACAAATCTTTTTGTTACCTATGCACACATTGGCGATAGTCGTGCTTACTTAATGAGTGATGAGACCTTCTTACAAAAAACAGAGGATCATTCTTTGGTAAACGAATTGGTTCGTTCTGGACAAATTACGGCGTTAGAGGCAGAAAATCACCCACGAAGAAATGTTTTGTTACGAGCGTTGGGTACTGAAAGTAAAGTCAAAATTGATATTAGTACCATTAACTGGGATGAAGGGCATTTTGTTCTATTATGTTCAGATGGTCTGTCAAATAAATTAAAAGACTTGGAGATGCTTGAAATACTCCAACAGAATCAAAGTCTTGAAGAAAAAGTAACAAAGTTAGTAACAGTTGCTAATGAACGGGGTGGCGAGGACAATATTTCCGTAGCTCTTGTTTATAATAGTTACAAAGAAACTAGTGGTGATGGCGATGATAGGTAA
- the rpe gene encoding ribulose-phosphate 3-epimerase has product MVKIAPSILSADFARLGEEIKDVENGGADYIHVDVMDGHFVPNITIGPLIVDAIRPITKLPLDVHLMIQNPDNYIPHFAKAGADIITVHVEACTHLHRTVHLIKEQGVKAGVVLNPATPVDTIQHVIDDVDMVLLMTVNPGFGGQKFIKQVLPKIYAVSEMAKSKGLSIDIEVDGGVNIETAKLCVEAGANVLVAGSAIYNETDRAHAIRKIRGL; this is encoded by the coding sequence ATGGTTAAGATTGCGCCGTCAATCCTATCTGCTGATTTTGCGAGACTTGGAGAGGAAATAAAGGATGTTGAAAACGGAGGGGCTGATTATATTCATGTAGACGTCATGGATGGACATTTTGTTCCTAATATTACAATTGGCCCATTAATTGTTGATGCAATCCGACCAATTACGAAATTACCTTTAGACGTCCATTTAATGATCCAAAATCCAGATAACTATATTCCGCATTTTGCAAAGGCTGGTGCTGATATTATTACTGTTCATGTGGAAGCTTGCACACATCTTCATCGTACAGTTCACTTAATTAAAGAACAGGGAGTAAAAGCAGGTGTCGTTCTTAACCCTGCTACCCCTGTTGATACCATCCAACATGTTATTGATGATGTTGATATGGTTTTACTAATGACAGTTAACCCGGGTTTTGGCGGACAAAAATTTATAAAACAGGTGCTGCCAAAAATATACGCAGTAAGCGAAATGGCGAAATCAAAGGGATTATCAATAGACATTGAAGTAGATGGCGGTGTAAATATCGAAACTGCGAAGTTATGTGTTGAGGCAGGAGCGAATGTATTAGTAGCTGGATCTGCTATCTATAATGAAACAGATCGTGCTCATGCTATTAGAAAAATCAGAGGTCTTTAA
- a CDS encoding thiamine diphosphokinase: MKVIKIVAGGPRECLPSLQKKENEIWIAVDKGFEHLLNHQIVPDFVLGDFDSVSVDGKKLITKQNYIQYPAEKDKTDLEIAFLHAIDESPDIIVIYGATGGRLDHELLNIQLLKQGIDKRVTVYMIDKKNKITLKSPGCYKIEKSQYQYVSFLSLFEKVEKLTLQGFRYPLYQATLNHGSSLCISNELISNKGTYSFSSGILMVVESSD; this comes from the coding sequence ATGAAAGTAATAAAGATTGTTGCTGGGGGACCTAGAGAGTGTCTCCCAAGCCTACAGAAGAAAGAAAATGAAATTTGGATAGCTGTTGACAAAGGCTTTGAACATTTACTCAATCACCAGATTGTTCCTGATTTTGTCCTAGGGGACTTTGATTCTGTTTCTGTAGATGGTAAGAAGTTAATAACGAAACAGAACTACATTCAGTATCCTGCTGAGAAAGATAAAACTGATCTTGAGATTGCTTTTTTACATGCCATAGATGAGTCACCTGACATTATTGTGATTTATGGGGCAACAGGAGGTAGGTTGGATCACGAGTTATTGAATATCCAATTATTGAAGCAGGGGATTGATAAACGAGTTACTGTCTATATGATTGACAAAAAAAATAAAATTACGTTGAAAAGTCCTGGATGTTATAAAATTGAAAAAAGTCAGTATCAATACGTTTCTTTTCTTTCGCTCTTTGAAAAGGTAGAAAAGTTAACCTTACAAGGCTTTAGATATCCACTTTATCAGGCGACATTAAATCATGGCTCAAGTCTTTGCATTAGCAACGAACTAATTTCAAATAAAGGTACTTATTCGTTTTCCTCAGGCATATTAATGGTGGTAGAAAGTTCTGATTAG
- the thiT gene encoding energy-coupled thiamine transporter ThiT gives MKRPVLHLTEIAMMAALALVLDLISIKGFWGYGGSVSLAMIPILLMAFRRGLSAGLLTGFIVGAIQMFTGYFVHPVQVFLDYTIAYTVVGFAGVFSITHLTTRTKRTIAIIAGVFLASFLRFITHFISGVVWFGIYAPENMNVVLYSIIYNASYMIPVFLLSTVVFILLSNAAPRLLHGK, from the coding sequence ATGAAACGACCAGTTTTACATTTAACTGAAATTGCAATGATGGCAGCGTTAGCATTAGTTTTAGATCTTATTTCGATTAAAGGATTTTGGGGGTATGGTGGTTCTGTTTCCTTAGCCATGATACCAATTTTACTTATGGCATTTCGTAGGGGGCTTTCTGCGGGATTATTAACCGGATTTATTGTTGGTGCGATTCAAATGTTTACCGGTTACTTTGTTCATCCGGTTCAAGTTTTTTTAGATTATACAATTGCTTATACTGTCGTGGGATTTGCTGGGGTTTTTAGTATCACGCATTTAACTACTCGAACAAAAAGGACGATAGCAATCATCGCAGGCGTATTTTTAGCCTCTTTTCTAAGATTTATCACTCATTTTATTTCAGGGGTTGTTTGGTTTGGCATTTATGCACCTGAGAATATGAATGTCGTTTTGTATTCAATTATTTATAATGCTTCATATATGATACCTGTGTTCTTACTTTCGACAGTGGTGTTTATTTTACTTTCCAATGCCGCACCAAGACTTTTACACGGTAAATAG
- the rsmB gene encoding 16S rRNA (cytosine(967)-C(5))-methyltransferase RsmB, which produces MSKKNVREVALDILLQIEKNQAYSNLLLNQSIKREKLIEKDVGLLTEIVYGTIQRKNTLDYYLSSYVKGGLKKLDPWVLILLRLSLYQMIYLDRVPERAIVHEAVEITKKKGHKGISSMVNGTLRTFLREGIPSLEKVEDPHEKLALQWSHPTWLVKRWLDQFGSEQTKQICEINAVPPVVTARINQVQTDDIEKVIEMLGNEGVEAERGDLSVDSIKITRGTLPNTKLFKDGWLSIQDESSMIVARALAPKAGMKVLDSCAAPGGKTTHIAELMNNQGEIYALDLHEHKVKLIDEQANRLNLSIIKTRATDSRKAGEIFEEESFDCILVDAPCTGLGVIRRKPDIKWQKQEADIDRITTIQHAILNAVAPLLKKGGRLVYSTCTIDSMENEQVVKEFLETHQDFRFDGTLRERLPEKAQALYKDGMVQILPSDFQTDGFFISSMVKL; this is translated from the coding sequence ATGAGTAAAAAAAATGTACGAGAGGTAGCCTTAGATATTCTACTACAGATTGAAAAAAACCAAGCGTACTCAAATCTTCTATTAAACCAATCAATAAAACGCGAAAAACTTATTGAAAAAGATGTTGGTTTACTTACGGAGATTGTCTATGGAACGATTCAACGAAAAAATACACTAGACTACTATTTAAGCTCTTATGTAAAAGGAGGATTGAAAAAGTTAGATCCATGGGTACTGATCCTTTTACGTCTGTCATTATACCAAATGATCTATTTAGATCGAGTTCCTGAACGTGCAATAGTCCACGAAGCAGTGGAAATTACCAAGAAAAAGGGTCATAAAGGTATCTCTTCAATGGTCAATGGAACGCTGCGAACGTTTTTACGTGAAGGAATACCTTCTCTAGAAAAGGTAGAAGATCCTCATGAAAAACTAGCATTACAATGGAGTCACCCAACATGGCTCGTAAAACGATGGTTAGATCAATTCGGAAGTGAACAAACAAAGCAAATATGTGAAATTAATGCCGTTCCACCGGTTGTTACAGCACGAATTAATCAGGTACAAACGGATGACATTGAAAAAGTCATTGAAATGCTCGGAAACGAAGGAGTAGAAGCAGAGAGAGGAGATCTTTCTGTTGATTCGATAAAGATTACTCGTGGTACTCTTCCGAATACAAAGCTCTTTAAAGATGGGTGGCTTTCTATTCAGGATGAGAGTTCAATGATTGTTGCTAGAGCTTTGGCACCGAAGGCGGGGATGAAGGTACTAGATAGCTGTGCAGCTCCAGGTGGTAAAACGACTCATATAGCGGAGTTAATGAATAATCAAGGTGAAATTTATGCGTTAGATTTACATGAGCATAAAGTTAAGCTAATTGATGAACAGGCAAATCGTTTAAACTTATCCATCATTAAAACGAGGGCTACAGATAGCCGTAAAGCTGGGGAGATTTTTGAAGAAGAGAGCTTTGATTGCATCCTAGTAGACGCTCCTTGTACAGGCCTAGGTGTTATCCGCCGGAAGCCAGATATTAAATGGCAAAAGCAAGAGGCAGACATCGATCGAATTACAACAATTCAGCATGCGATCTTAAATGCTGTTGCTCCACTTCTTAAAAAGGGCGGTAGACTTGTATATAGTACTTGTACGATTGACTCGATGGAAAACGAGCAGGTTGTTAAGGAGTTCTTAGAAACTCATCAGGATTTCCGATTTGATGGCACCCTTAGAGAACGTTTACCAGAGAAAGCTCAAGCGTTATATAAAGATGGGATGGTACAAATCTTACCATCAGATTTTCAAACGGATGGCTTTTTTATCTCGAGCATGGTGAAACTATAA
- the fmt gene encoding methionyl-tRNA formyltransferase — protein MRVVFMGTPDFSVPVLKRLIEDGYEVVGVVTQPDRPKGRKKELTPPPVKVEALKHNLKVIQPEKLRNLEDLQQVLDLQADLIVTAAFGQILPKPLLDDPKYGCINVHASLLPEYRGGAPIHQAIIDGKKETGITIMYMVEKLDAGDILTQAKVDILEEDHVGTLHNKLSVIGAELLSHTIPKLIAGELTPVEQEDEKVTFAPNISREKEKINWENGGEEIYNQIRGLHPWPVAYTSLNNQVIKVWWAQKILKMKEATPGTVVSIDSDGFVVSTGNEVYIKIVDLQPSGKKRMTAEQFLRGAGGDLTEGTKLGD, from the coding sequence ATGAGAGTTGTTTTTATGGGAACTCCTGATTTTTCAGTTCCTGTGCTTAAGCGTTTGATAGAAGATGGCTATGAAGTAGTGGGTGTTGTAACGCAACCAGATCGACCAAAGGGTAGAAAAAAAGAGTTAACTCCGCCACCAGTTAAAGTAGAGGCTCTTAAACATAACCTTAAAGTGATTCAGCCCGAAAAGTTAAGAAATCTAGAAGATTTGCAACAAGTTCTAGACTTACAGGCAGATTTGATTGTCACAGCTGCTTTCGGACAAATTTTGCCTAAACCACTGTTAGATGACCCTAAATATGGATGCATAAATGTTCACGCTTCTCTTTTACCAGAATATCGCGGTGGAGCACCAATTCATCAAGCAATCATTGATGGTAAGAAAGAAACTGGGATTACAATTATGTATATGGTAGAAAAATTGGATGCTGGTGATATTTTAACGCAAGCAAAAGTTGATATTTTAGAAGAAGATCATGTGGGAACATTACATAATAAATTAAGTGTTATTGGTGCTGAGTTATTATCACATACTATTCCCAAGCTCATCGCAGGAGAACTTACGCCGGTGGAGCAAGAGGATGAAAAGGTTACTTTTGCTCCTAATATAAGCCGTGAGAAAGAAAAAATAAATTGGGAAAATGGGGGTGAGGAGATTTATAATCAAATTCGAGGCCTTCACCCTTGGCCAGTCGCATACACTAGCCTAAATAATCAAGTAATAAAAGTTTGGTGGGCCCAAAAAATCCTCAAGATGAAAGAAGCAACTCCAGGTACCGTTGTTTCTATTGATAGCGATGGCTTTGTTGTAAGTACTGGAAATGAAGTATACATAAAAATAGTTGATCTACAGCCATCCGGTAAAAAACGAATGACAGCAGAGCAGTTTTTACGAGGTGCTGGTGGTGATTTAACAGAAGGTACTAAGTTAGGAGATTAG
- the rlmN gene encoding 23S rRNA (adenine(2503)-C(2))-methyltransferase RlmN has protein sequence MIEIQQINPSIYSLQFETLEAWLKDNNEPKFRAGQIFDWLYKKRVASFEEMTNLSKDLRDKLANDFNLTTLKTIAKQQSKDGTIKFLFELHDGYSIETVVMRHEYGNSVCVTTQVGCRIGCTFCASTLGGLKRNLEAGEIVAQVLQSQRALDEEDQRVSSVVVMGIGEPFDNYDPLVSFLKTINSDKGLNIGARHITVSTSGIIPKIYDFANEKLQINFAISLHAPTNEIRTSLMPINKAYTLDKLMDAVRYYIEKTGRRVTFEYGLFGGVNDQVEHAEMLAKLLKGIKCHVNLIPVNDVVERNYVRTPREQIFKFEKTLKANGVNVTIRREQGHDIDAACGQLRAKERKEETRG, from the coding sequence ATGATAGAAATACAACAAATAAATCCATCAATTTATAGCCTACAATTCGAGACATTAGAAGCTTGGTTGAAGGATAATAATGAACCAAAGTTTCGTGCGGGGCAAATTTTTGATTGGCTTTATAAAAAAAGAGTAGCATCTTTTGAAGAAATGACAAATTTATCAAAGGATTTACGTGATAAGTTGGCGAATGATTTTAATTTGACAACATTAAAAACAATTGCCAAGCAACAATCAAAGGATGGGACGATAAAGTTCTTATTTGAGCTGCACGATGGTTATTCAATCGAAACGGTTGTCATGCGACACGAGTATGGAAATAGTGTTTGTGTGACAACACAGGTAGGTTGTCGAATTGGTTGCACGTTTTGTGCATCAACTTTAGGAGGGTTAAAACGAAACCTAGAAGCAGGAGAAATTGTTGCTCAGGTATTACAATCTCAACGTGCCCTAGACGAAGAAGATCAACGAGTAAGCTCGGTTGTTGTTATGGGTATTGGTGAGCCTTTTGATAACTATGATCCACTTGTCAGTTTTCTGAAGACCATCAATAGTGATAAAGGTTTAAATATCGGTGCGAGGCATATAACCGTGTCAACAAGCGGTATTATTCCAAAAATTTATGATTTTGCTAATGAAAAGTTACAGATCAATTTTGCAATTTCCTTACATGCACCTACAAACGAAATAAGAACGTCGTTAATGCCAATAAATAAAGCCTATACGTTGGATAAATTAATGGACGCCGTTCGCTATTATATAGAAAAAACAGGACGAAGGGTAACGTTCGAATATGGATTATTTGGTGGCGTTAATGATCAAGTGGAGCATGCTGAGATGCTTGCAAAATTACTGAAAGGTATTAAGTGCCATGTAAACTTAATTCCAGTAAATGATGTTGTTGAAAGAAATTATGTTCGTACTCCAAGAGAACAAATATTTAAGTTTGAAAAAACATTAAAAGCAAATGGAGTAAATGTTACTATACGTCGCGAACAAGGACATGATATCGATGCGGCTTGTGGTCAGCTAAGAGCAAAGGAACGTAAAGAAGAAACGAGGGGATAA
- the rsgA gene encoding ribosome small subunit-dependent GTPase A, whose amino-acid sequence MPEGKIIKALSGFYYVESQGEIYQCRARGNFRKRKLTPLVGDIVQFEAENKTDGYILGLKDRFNELIRPPIANVEQAILVFSAMEPKFSTLLLNRFLVHIESNQIEPIICVSKIDLLKPEHREEINEFIADYVKLGYTVLKTSIYMEELIEEVRPWLNGKTSVFAGQSGVGKSSLLNSLKPELQLETNEISSHLGRGKHTTRHVELIPIGTGLVADTPGFSSLEFTEIEAEHLSDCFPEMRERAHLCKFRGCTHSSEPKCAVRADVEAGEIAAYRYEDYLSFLDEIKQQKRRY is encoded by the coding sequence ATGCCTGAAGGAAAGATTATTAAAGCGTTGAGTGGATTTTATTACGTAGAGAGTCAAGGTGAAATATATCAATGTCGTGCTAGAGGAAATTTCCGTAAAAGAAAGCTGACCCCTCTAGTAGGTGACATTGTACAATTTGAGGCGGAAAACAAGACAGACGGTTACATTTTAGGTCTGAAAGATCGCTTTAATGAGTTAATAAGGCCGCCGATAGCAAACGTTGAGCAAGCAATCTTAGTTTTTTCAGCAATGGAACCAAAATTTAGCACACTTTTGTTAAATCGATTTTTAGTTCACATTGAGTCTAACCAAATTGAACCAATTATTTGTGTTAGTAAAATTGATTTATTAAAACCAGAGCATCGCGAGGAAATTAATGAGTTTATTGCCGATTACGTAAAGTTGGGGTATACCGTACTAAAAACCTCAATTTATATGGAGGAATTAATAGAAGAAGTTAGACCATGGTTAAATGGAAAGACTAGTGTATTTGCTGGACAATCAGGAGTTGGAAAATCTTCGTTGCTAAATTCATTAAAGCCTGAGTTACAACTAGAAACAAATGAAATTTCTTCTCACTTAGGCAGAGGAAAACATACCACGAGGCATGTAGAGTTAATTCCAATTGGAACGGGTTTAGTTGCTGATACACCAGGGTTTAGCTCGTTAGAATTTACAGAAATTGAAGCAGAACACCTTTCAGATTGCTTTCCGGAAATGAGAGAGAGAGCTCATCTATGCAAGTTTCGAGGCTGTACTCATTCATCTGAACCAAAATGTGCGGTACGGGCAGATGTTGAAGCTGGGGAAATAGCTGCGTATCGTTATGAAGACTATTTAAGCTTTTTAGATGAGATAAAACAACAAAAACGGAGGTACTAA
- the pknB gene encoding Stk1 family PASTA domain-containing Ser/Thr kinase: MIGKRINGRYQILETIGGGGMANVYKAHDAILNRTVAVKVLRPQFSDDEEFIRRFRREAQAATSLSHPNVVNIYDVGEEADLYYIVMEYVAGLTLKQLIQQRGSLPISEIIGIMSQISSAIAHAHANHIVHRDIKPHNILISESGEAKVTDFGIARAMTSATITHTNSVMGSVHYLSPEQARGGLVNEKSDIYSLGIVLYEMVTGRVPFSGDTAVSIAIKHLQTEVPSPRKTNPTLPQSVENIILKATAKDPFHRYTSVRELEEDLHTALDPRRINEEKFVIPDDNEDVTKAIPIIKEDLFADDNLEQTKIKTQNEQKPNQSDEDKPKKKRKWVMITFITFFLLVGSVIAAFAIIPKLLHVDEVLIPADLIGMEYDEVFETLTTLGLLVEREDQNHGEIPEGHVISTNPEAGRTVKVNTTITVFVSEGKPKIEMVDVTSLDKEIARKTLIRLGFKEENIQEATEESDIEEDKVIRQTPLPDELIVPEETIVTLTYSIPKWFSLQNLTGLPSEEVRDYLTKHGLIMKSHYEFSDHVPEGRVIEQSPPGFRLVQKGTEVIVVFSKGPEPQPEPEPISTIVNKEAPVSPEDQLANIGYPIKITYRDSLNKEHVVFIEEFIQKTKIYDIPVTINPGDYAEVILYIEGEQYGNTDIYRYDDVKEN, translated from the coding sequence ATGATAGGTAAACGAATTAACGGTCGGTATCAAATACTAGAAACTATTGGTGGCGGAGGGATGGCTAACGTCTATAAAGCCCATGACGCAATACTAAATAGAACTGTAGCTGTAAAAGTGCTTAGACCACAGTTCTCTGATGATGAAGAATTCATTCGGAGGTTTCGAAGAGAAGCGCAAGCAGCTACTAGTTTATCTCACCCCAACGTTGTCAATATTTATGACGTAGGTGAAGAAGCAGATCTATACTATATTGTCATGGAGTATGTTGCTGGATTAACGTTAAAACAACTTATTCAACAACGCGGGTCATTGCCTATATCTGAAATAATCGGTATTATGTCACAAATTTCTTCAGCTATAGCTCATGCCCATGCTAACCATATTGTTCATCGCGATATTAAACCTCATAATATCCTGATAAGTGAAAGTGGCGAAGCTAAGGTTACCGATTTTGGGATAGCAAGAGCCATGACGTCTGCCACGATTACCCATACAAACTCAGTGATGGGGTCTGTACATTACCTATCGCCAGAACAAGCACGAGGCGGATTGGTTAACGAAAAATCGGATATTTATTCACTAGGGATTGTATTATATGAGATGGTTACTGGTAGAGTTCCGTTTTCAGGTGATACGGCAGTTTCAATTGCGATTAAGCATTTACAAACAGAAGTTCCATCACCACGAAAGACAAATCCTACGTTACCACAAAGTGTTGAAAATATAATATTAAAAGCAACAGCAAAAGATCCATTTCATCGTTATACGAGTGTTCGTGAACTAGAGGAGGATTTGCATACTGCTCTAGATCCTAGACGAATAAACGAAGAAAAGTTTGTCATACCAGATGATAACGAGGATGTAACAAAAGCGATTCCGATAATTAAAGAAGATCTTTTTGCAGATGATAATCTTGAACAAACAAAAATTAAAACTCAAAACGAACAGAAGCCAAATCAGAGTGACGAAGATAAACCAAAGAAAAAGCGAAAATGGGTAATGATTACGTTCATTACTTTCTTTTTACTAGTTGGATCCGTGATAGCAGCGTTTGCAATCATTCCAAAGCTTCTTCATGTTGACGAAGTTCTAATTCCAGCGGATTTGATTGGGATGGAATATGACGAAGTATTTGAAACGTTAACAACACTTGGGTTACTAGTTGAAAGGGAAGACCAAAATCATGGGGAAATTCCTGAAGGACATGTGATAAGCACAAACCCTGAAGCGGGTCGGACGGTTAAAGTAAATACGACAATCACTGTATTTGTAAGTGAAGGAAAGCCTAAAATAGAAATGGTCGATGTAACATCGTTAGATAAGGAGATAGCTCGAAAAACGCTGATAAGATTAGGTTTTAAAGAAGAGAATATTCAAGAGGCTACTGAAGAATCAGACATTGAGGAAGATAAAGTGATTAGACAAACACCTTTACCTGATGAACTAATTGTTCCTGAGGAAACAATTGTAACCCTAACGTATAGTATTCCAAAATGGTTTTCTTTACAAAATTTAACTGGACTACCAAGTGAAGAGGTAAGAGATTATCTTACGAAACATGGTCTAATCATGAAATCACATTATGAGTTCTCAGACCATGTCCCTGAAGGTCGAGTCATTGAACAAAGTCCCCCAGGATTTCGGTTGGTTCAGAAAGGTACAGAAGTAATAGTTGTTTTTTCAAAAGGCCCAGAACCTCAACCAGAACCAGAACCGATCTCAACTATAGTTAATAAAGAAGCTCCTGTTTCACCAGAAGACCAACTTGCAAATATTGGATATCCGATTAAAATTACGTATAGAGACTCTTTAAACAAGGAGCACGTAGTCTTTATAGAAGAGTTTATACAAAAGACAAAGATCTATGATATACCTGTTACAATAAATCCTGGTGATTATGCAGAAGTTATACTTTATATTGAAGGGGAACAATATGGTAATACTGATATCTATCGTTACGATGATGTAAAGGAAAATTAG